From a region of the Emcibacter sp. SYSU 3D8 genome:
- a CDS encoding NADH:ubiquinone oxidoreductase subunit NDUFA12, with protein MGILSSVFTWWNGQTVGTWLHTALHGKPVGDDDQGNKYYQDKTGKRRWVIYNGVVEASRVPPEWHRWLHHTAELPPTKQPPLVKPWEKEHVPNLTGTVGAYFPPGSLNARGERVAVTGDYEAWRPE; from the coding sequence ATGGGTATCCTGAGTTCGGTATTCACCTGGTGGAATGGCCAGACGGTCGGAACCTGGCTCCACACGGCGCTGCACGGCAAGCCGGTGGGCGACGATGATCAAGGCAACAAGTACTATCAGGACAAGACCGGCAAACGGCGCTGGGTGATCTATAACGGCGTCGTCGAGGCGTCTCGCGTGCCGCCCGAATGGCACCGCTGGCTCCATCACACCGCCGAGTTGCCGCCGACGAAACAGCCGCCGCTGGTGAAACCTTGGGAGAAGGAACACGTTCCCAACCTGACAGGCACCGTCGGCGCCTATTTCCCGCCGGGCAGCCTGAACGCCCGCGGTGAACGCGTCGCGGTGACAGGCGATTACGAGGCTTGGCGTCCCGAATAG